The Bacillota bacterium genome includes a window with the following:
- a CDS encoding zinc ribbon domain-containing protein, whose product MPIFEFRCKKCGRKFEELVCGPSSVACPDCGGSDVEKLFSTFGYRSGSGFKSSTGGGRSACASCGGGSCSTCH is encoded by the coding sequence ATGCCCATATTCGAGTTTCGATGCAAGAAGTGTGGACGTAAGTTCGAAGAGCTAGTGTGCGGTCCGTCATCTGTGGCCTGTCCAGACTGCGGTGGCTCAGACGTTGAGAAGCTGTTCTCGACCTTCGGGTACAGGAGCGGTTCCGGGTTCAAGTCCTCGACCGGTGGGGGCAGGTCAGCCTGTGCGTCATGCGGCGGCGGGTCGTGCAGTACGTGTCACTGA